One genomic segment of Rhizobium gallicum bv. gallicum R602sp includes these proteins:
- a CDS encoding ABC transporter ATP-binding protein, with the protein MTDTPAIELVGIDKKFGAVHANKDINLTVAKGTIHGIIGENGAGKSTLMSIIYGFYHADAGEIRVNGTPVTIRDSQAAIATGIGMVHQHFMLVDNFTVLENVMLGAEGGALLAKGVASARAELKRLEKEYGLEVNPDAVIEQLPVGLQQRVEILKAMYRGAEILILDEPTGVLTPAEADHLFRILKVLRDQGKTVILITHKLREIMAITDTVSVMRRGEMVATRKTAETTVEELAELMVGRRVLLRVQKGEATPGDVLLSVRNLTVKDNRGVTMVDNVSFDVRAGEIVGIAGVAGNGQSELLEAIAGIRKPHSGEIFLDGQPIDKADAARLRELGLAHIPEDRHHMGLVLKFEEYENSVLGYHRKPAYSRGPLLDLDAIRKDAMEKIEKYDIRPPNPRLKTANFSGGNQQKIVVSREIERDPAVLIIGQPTRGVDIGAIEFIHRRIIEMRDAGKAILLVSVELDEIRALSDRILVMFAGHVVGEKTPDAGEQTLGLMMAGIAA; encoded by the coding sequence GTGACAGACACGCCCGCTATTGAACTTGTGGGCATCGATAAGAAATTCGGTGCCGTTCATGCAAACAAGGACATCAACCTTACCGTCGCCAAGGGCACGATCCACGGCATCATCGGGGAAAACGGTGCCGGTAAATCGACGTTGATGTCGATCATCTACGGTTTTTATCACGCCGATGCCGGGGAAATCCGCGTCAACGGCACGCCGGTGACCATCCGCGACAGCCAGGCGGCGATCGCAACCGGTATCGGCATGGTCCACCAGCACTTCATGCTGGTCGATAATTTCACGGTCCTGGAAAACGTCATGCTCGGCGCCGAAGGTGGCGCACTGCTGGCAAAGGGCGTTGCGTCAGCTCGCGCCGAATTGAAACGGCTGGAGAAGGAGTACGGGCTCGAGGTCAATCCGGATGCGGTGATCGAGCAGCTCCCGGTCGGCCTGCAGCAGCGCGTCGAAATCCTCAAAGCCATGTATCGCGGCGCCGAAATCCTGATCCTCGACGAGCCGACCGGCGTCCTGACACCGGCTGAAGCCGACCACCTGTTCCGCATCCTCAAGGTGTTGCGCGACCAGGGCAAGACCGTCATCCTCATCACGCATAAGCTGCGCGAAATCATGGCCATCACCGACACGGTCTCGGTGATGCGCCGCGGCGAGATGGTCGCGACCCGTAAGACCGCGGAAACGACGGTCGAAGAGCTCGCCGAACTCATGGTTGGCCGCCGTGTTCTTTTGCGTGTCCAGAAGGGCGAGGCGACGCCTGGCGATGTGCTGCTGTCGGTCCGCAACCTGACAGTCAAGGACAATCGCGGCGTGACGATGGTTGACAACGTCTCCTTCGATGTCCGGGCCGGCGAAATCGTCGGTATTGCAGGCGTGGCGGGCAATGGCCAGTCGGAGCTGCTGGAGGCGATCGCGGGCATCCGCAAGCCGCATTCCGGCGAGATTTTCCTTGATGGCCAGCCGATCGACAAGGCCGACGCGGCGCGCCTGCGCGAGCTGGGCCTGGCCCATATTCCAGAAGACCGCCACCATATGGGTCTCGTGCTGAAGTTCGAGGAATACGAGAACTCGGTTCTCGGCTATCACCGCAAGCCTGCCTACAGCAGAGGCCCGCTGCTCGATCTCGATGCGATCCGCAAGGATGCCATGGAGAAGATCGAGAAATACGACATCCGCCCGCCGAACCCGCGGCTGAAGACCGCCAATTTCTCGGGCGGCAACCAGCAGAAGATCGTGGTTTCCCGCGAAATCGAGCGCGACCCTGCCGTGCTCATTATTGGCCAGCCGACACGCGGCGTCGATATCGGCGCCATCGAATTCATCCACCGCCGCATCATCGAGATGCGCGACGCGGGCAAGGCGATCCTGCTCGTCTCTGTCGAACTCGATGAAATCCGCGCCCTTTCAGACCGTATCCTTGTCATGTTTGCCGGCCATGTCGTCGGCGAGAAGACGCCCGATGCCGGTGAACAGACCCTCGGCCTGATGATGGCCGGCATTGCCGCGTGA
- a CDS encoding ABC transporter permease encodes MSTASVSLPNWITYGLIPVLNLIVAFLISGVVVWLIGESPLGALSLLIEGALGSGEGIGFTLYYATSFIFTGLSVAVAIHAGLFNIGSEGQAYLGGLGCALVALALDRFVPWYVTMPVAVVGAGLFGAAWASIPAFLQAKRGSHIVITTIMFNYIGAALMVYLLVHVLIVPGKMAPETRTFLEGGQLPKLGWVMNLFGAKLGAAPFNVSFMIALVAAYFVWLLIWRTKLGFEMRTLGVSPTAASYAGIPYARTVMIAMLLSGALAGMMALNPVMGSSARLQVEFVGGAGFVGIAVSLMGRNHPVGIIFSAILFGILYQGGDWISFEMPNITREMILVIQGLVILFAGALEYMFRPALVRVYQQFKTT; translated from the coding sequence ATGAGCACTGCTTCTGTTTCTCTTCCAAATTGGATCACCTACGGTCTCATCCCGGTTTTGAACCTGATCGTTGCCTTCCTGATCTCCGGCGTTGTCGTCTGGCTGATCGGCGAAAGCCCGCTAGGTGCTCTTTCCTTGCTGATCGAGGGGGCGCTCGGCAGCGGCGAAGGTATTGGGTTCACACTGTATTACGCCACAAGTTTCATTTTCACTGGCCTTTCGGTCGCGGTTGCGATCCATGCCGGTCTCTTCAACATCGGCTCGGAAGGTCAGGCCTATCTCGGCGGACTTGGTTGTGCACTGGTTGCGCTGGCGCTCGACCGCTTCGTGCCCTGGTACGTCACCATGCCGGTTGCCGTCGTCGGCGCCGGCCTTTTCGGCGCCGCCTGGGCATCCATTCCTGCCTTCCTCCAGGCAAAACGCGGCAGCCACATCGTCATTACGACTATCATGTTCAATTACATCGGCGCGGCGCTGATGGTTTACCTGCTGGTCCACGTGCTGATTGTCCCCGGCAAGATGGCGCCGGAAACACGCACCTTCCTCGAAGGCGGCCAGTTGCCGAAGCTCGGATGGGTGATGAACCTCTTCGGTGCGAAGCTCGGGGCCGCGCCGTTCAATGTCTCCTTCATGATCGCCCTTGTCGCCGCCTACTTCGTCTGGCTGCTCATCTGGCGAACCAAGCTTGGATTTGAGATGCGCACGCTTGGCGTCAGCCCCACTGCCGCCTCCTATGCAGGCATTCCCTATGCCCGCACGGTGATGATCGCTATGCTGCTGTCTGGCGCGCTGGCCGGCATGATGGCGCTGAACCCGGTCATGGGCTCTTCAGCCCGCCTGCAGGTCGAGTTCGTCGGCGGCGCCGGTTTCGTCGGCATTGCCGTCTCACTGATGGGACGTAATCATCCCGTCGGGATCATCTTCTCGGCGATCCTTTTCGGCATCCTCTATCAGGGCGGCGACTGGATCTCCTTCGAGATGCCGAACATTACCCGCGAGATGATCCTCGTGATACAGGGCCTGGTCATTCTTTTTGCAGGCGCACTCGAATATATGTTCCGCCCGGCGCTCGTCCGCGTCTACCAACAGTTCAAGACCACGTGA
- a CDS encoding ABC transporter permease translates to MDYYDILINVLSSTIRLSIPLIFTALAGLFSERAGVFDIGLEGKMLGAAFAAACVAYITDSAWLGLVAGILCSVALSLVHGFASITNRGNQIISGVAINFFIAGITIVLGQAWFGQGGRTPQLSPASRFSPITLPGADVMREVPVIGPLYSNVISGNNILTYLAFLAVPLSWWILYRTRFGLRLRAVGENPGAVDTAGISVSWLRYRAVMCAGILCGFSGTYLAIAQSAAFIKDMSAGKGYIALAALVFAKWKPVPVMFACLLFGFLDALANFMQGKQVPLIGAVPVQIFQALPYILTCILLAGFIGVATPPKAGGVPYTKER, encoded by the coding sequence ATGGATTACTACGACATCCTAATCAACGTTCTGAGTTCGACGATCCGACTCTCGATCCCGCTGATCTTTACCGCCCTTGCTGGACTCTTTTCCGAACGCGCCGGCGTCTTCGACATCGGTCTCGAAGGCAAGATGCTGGGCGCGGCCTTTGCCGCCGCTTGCGTTGCATACATCACCGACTCGGCCTGGCTCGGCCTTGTCGCGGGCATCCTCTGCTCTGTCGCGCTGAGTTTGGTGCATGGCTTTGCATCGATCACCAATCGGGGCAATCAGATTATCTCGGGCGTTGCCATCAACTTCTTCATCGCCGGGATCACCATTGTGCTTGGCCAGGCCTGGTTCGGTCAGGGCGGCCGCACGCCGCAGCTCTCCCCGGCAAGCCGGTTCTCGCCAATTACGCTTCCGGGCGCAGACGTGATGCGGGAGGTTCCGGTCATCGGTCCGCTCTATTCGAACGTGATCTCCGGCAACAACATCCTGACCTATCTCGCATTCCTGGCAGTTCCGCTTTCCTGGTGGATCCTCTACAGGACGCGCTTTGGCTTGCGCCTTCGCGCCGTCGGCGAAAATCCCGGAGCAGTCGATACAGCCGGCATCTCGGTCAGTTGGCTGCGCTATCGTGCCGTCATGTGCGCCGGTATTCTGTGCGGCTTCTCGGGCACCTATCTGGCGATCGCGCAGTCGGCGGCCTTCATCAAGGATATGTCGGCGGGCAAGGGTTATATCGCCCTTGCTGCCCTGGTCTTCGCGAAATGGAAACCGGTGCCGGTGATGTTCGCCTGCCTGCTTTTCGGCTTCCTCGATGCGCTGGCGAACTTCATGCAGGGTAAGCAGGTGCCGCTGATCGGCGCAGTGCCGGTTCAGATATTCCAGGCTTTGCCGTATATTCTCACCTGCATCTTGCTTGCTGGCTTCATCGGCGTTGCAACTCCGCCAAAGGCTGGTGGCGTCCCCTATACGAAGGAGCGTTGA
- a CDS encoding cytidine deaminase, with translation MSHDLFEAARGAMAFAHAPYSKFPVGAAIRAEDGKVYTGANIENLSFPQGWCAEPTAISAMIMGGAKKIVEMAVIAEKLPLCPPCGGCRQKISEFAEKDTKIYLCDEMGVKKTMTMEELLPFSFEAELG, from the coding sequence ATGTCACACGACCTTTTCGAAGCCGCCCGCGGTGCCATGGCCTTTGCCCACGCGCCCTATTCCAAATTCCCGGTCGGTGCGGCGATCCGCGCCGAGGACGGCAAGGTTTATACTGGCGCCAATATCGAAAACCTCTCCTTCCCGCAGGGTTGGTGTGCCGAGCCGACGGCCATCAGCGCCATGATCATGGGCGGAGCGAAGAAAATCGTCGAAATGGCGGTCATTGCCGAGAAGCTGCCGCTTTGCCCGCCGTGCGGCGGCTGCCGGCAGAAGATTTCTGAATTTGCGGAGAAGGATACCAAGATTTATCTTTGCGATGAGATGGGCGTGAAGAAGACCATGACGATGGAAGAGCTTCTTCCCTTCAGCTTCGAGGCCGAACTCGGATGA
- a CDS encoding purine-nucleoside phosphorylase: MNAAIDLLVGKLGGLVPRHGIVLGSGLGSLVSELTDAVRIPYRDLPGFPVSAVSGHAGEVVAGRLGGVPVIMLSGRVHYYEKGDANAMRLPIEVLKGLGVQSLFLTNSAGSLLEEMAPGSVMQITDHINYSGMNPLIGEESDHRFVGMTSAYDGDLSVSMRKAAEKLGIKLFHGVYMWFSGPSFETPAEIRMARLLGADAVGMSTVPEVIIARMLGLRVAAASVITNYGAGMTGSELSHEETKDMAPVGGARLAAILKEMIAGGGSNNE; the protein is encoded by the coding sequence ATGAACGCCGCCATCGATCTACTCGTCGGCAAGCTCGGTGGGCTCGTGCCGCGTCACGGCATCGTGCTCGGCTCCGGCCTTGGCTCGCTGGTAAGCGAACTGACGGATGCGGTGCGAATTCCCTATCGGGATCTGCCGGGCTTTCCTGTCAGCGCCGTCTCCGGGCATGCGGGCGAGGTCGTTGCCGGTCGTCTCGGCGGCGTGCCTGTGATCATGTTGTCGGGCCGTGTCCATTATTACGAAAAAGGCGATGCCAACGCCATGCGGCTGCCGATCGAGGTGCTGAAAGGCCTTGGCGTGCAATCGCTGTTTCTAACCAACTCCGCAGGCTCGCTGCTTGAGGAGATGGCACCGGGCTCGGTGATGCAGATCACCGACCACATCAATTATTCCGGCATGAATCCGCTGATCGGCGAGGAAAGCGACCACCGCTTCGTCGGCATGACGAGCGCCTATGATGGCGACCTTTCCGTGTCCATGCGCAAGGCGGCCGAGAAGCTTGGCATCAAGCTCTTTCACGGCGTCTATATGTGGTTTTCGGGACCAAGCTTCGAAACGCCTGCGGAAATTCGCATGGCGCGGCTCCTCGGTGCGGATGCCGTCGGTATGTCGACCGTACCGGAGGTCATCATCGCTCGAATGCTGGGTTTGAGGGTTGCCGCAGCTTCGGTTATCACCAATTATGGAGCTGGCATGACGGGTTCCGAACTCAGCCACGAAGAAACAAAAGACATGGCGCCCGTCGGCGGCGCGCGTCTCGCCGCGATCTTGAAGGAAATGATTGCGGGTGGAGGAAGCAATAATGAATAA
- the deoC gene encoding deoxyribose-phosphate aldolase codes for MNNHSQKETAAVALSLLDLTNLKDDCTQEQIDTLCARAQTPYGNSAAICIWPRFVAHARTVLGKGHPVRIATVVNFPSGDMEVADVAAETREAIADGADEIDLVIPYRKFRDGNEKAVIDMVTAVRAECTGGVLLKVILETGEIKDPALIGRASELAIDAGADFIKTSTGKVAVNATLEAADIMIRAIRHSGRKVGFKPAGGIGSVADAALYLSLAETIMTPDWPMPSTFRFGASGLLDDILAVLSGVQSAPAKASSY; via the coding sequence ATGAATAATCACTCGCAAAAGGAGACGGCAGCTGTCGCGCTGTCGCTGCTTGATCTCACCAATCTCAAGGACGATTGCACGCAAGAGCAGATCGACACGCTTTGCGCCCGCGCGCAGACGCCCTACGGGAACAGTGCGGCGATCTGCATCTGGCCACGCTTCGTGGCACATGCCCGCACGGTCCTTGGCAAAGGTCATCCGGTCCGCATCGCGACGGTCGTCAATTTCCCGTCCGGCGATATGGAAGTGGCCGATGTCGCCGCTGAGACACGGGAGGCCATTGCGGACGGTGCCGATGAGATAGATCTGGTCATTCCCTACCGCAAATTCCGCGATGGTAACGAAAAGGCCGTGATCGACATGGTGACGGCGGTGCGCGCGGAATGCACCGGTGGCGTATTGTTGAAGGTTATCCTGGAGACGGGTGAGATCAAGGACCCCGCCCTCATTGGCCGCGCGTCCGAACTTGCAATCGATGCGGGCGCGGACTTCATCAAGACATCCACCGGCAAGGTCGCCGTGAACGCGACGCTCGAAGCTGCGGATATCATGATCCGCGCGATCCGTCACAGCGGCCGCAAGGTAGGCTTCAAGCCGGCCGGTGGCATTGGCTCGGTCGCCGATGCCGCCCTTTATCTCAGCCTTGCCGAAACGATCATGACGCCGGACTGGCCGATGCCGTCGACCTTCCGTTTCGGGGCCTCCGGCCTGCTCGATGACATTCTCGCTGTCCTCAGCGGCGTCCAGTCAGCGCCCGCCAAGGCCTCGAGCTATTGA
- the deoA gene encoding thymidine phosphorylase — translation MIPQEIIRQKRDGGALSTAEIQSFVEALSAGELSEGQIGAFAMAVWFKGMSRGEVVALTLAMARSGDMLTWPGIDHPIADKHSTGGVGDNVSLMLAPIAAACGLAVPMISGRGLGHTGGTLDKLESIPGYQITPDAAHFRNVVNEAGCAIIGQTGSLAPADGKLYAVRDVTATVDSIPLITASILSKKLAAGLQTLVLDVKTGNGAFMADHGQAKLLAQSLVDVANGAGIKTSALITDMNQPLADAAGNAVEIWNCLDFLAGRKAGTRLEAVVVAFAAEMLVSSGICQSLKNGEVKAREALTSGKAAEVFARMVHMLGGPVDFVEKPAKYLVKAPIEMPVLASESGWLSACNAREVGMAVINLGGGRRGPADKIDHRVGFAALLPLGTRVEKGDRLAIVHAASEAAAQKAAASIASSYRICGNAPSLPPVISGRI, via the coding sequence ATGATCCCGCAGGAGATCATCCGGCAAAAGCGGGATGGCGGTGCCCTTTCCACGGCTGAGATTCAGTCGTTCGTTGAGGCCCTTTCCGCCGGTGAGTTGTCAGAGGGTCAGATCGGTGCCTTTGCGATGGCCGTCTGGTTCAAGGGCATGTCGCGCGGGGAGGTCGTCGCGCTGACGCTCGCCATGGCGCGCTCCGGCGACATGCTGACGTGGCCCGGGATCGATCATCCGATCGCCGACAAGCATTCGACCGGCGGCGTCGGCGATAACGTTTCGCTGATGCTGGCGCCGATTGCGGCTGCTTGCGGGCTTGCGGTACCGATGATCTCGGGCCGCGGCCTCGGCCACACCGGCGGAACGCTTGACAAGTTGGAATCCATTCCAGGCTATCAAATCACGCCGGATGCTGCTCATTTCCGCAACGTCGTCAACGAAGCCGGCTGCGCCATCATCGGACAGACGGGCTCTCTGGCGCCTGCCGACGGCAAACTATACGCCGTGCGTGATGTTACGGCGACGGTCGATTCCATTCCGCTGATCACCGCATCCATTCTCTCCAAGAAACTCGCCGCCGGGCTTCAGACCTTGGTGCTCGACGTGAAAACCGGCAACGGCGCCTTTATGGCAGATCACGGGCAGGCAAAGCTTTTGGCGCAATCTCTGGTGGACGTGGCAAATGGGGCAGGGATCAAGACCTCCGCGTTGATCACCGATATGAACCAGCCGCTGGCGGACGCAGCGGGCAACGCCGTGGAGATATGGAACTGCCTGGATTTCCTGGCCGGCAGAAAAGCTGGAACCCGGCTCGAGGCCGTCGTTGTGGCCTTCGCAGCCGAGATGCTGGTGAGCTCAGGCATTTGCCAGTCTCTGAAAAATGGCGAAGTGAAAGCCCGCGAAGCGCTGACGTCTGGTAAGGCGGCGGAGGTTTTTGCCCGCATGGTGCATATGCTGGGCGGCCCGGTGGATTTTGTCGAAAAGCCCGCAAAATATCTGGTGAAAGCGCCGATCGAAATGCCGGTTCTCGCAAGTGAGAGCGGATGGCTTTCAGCTTGCAATGCGCGCGAGGTCGGCATGGCCGTTATTAATCTCGGCGGCGGGCGGCGCGGTCCGGCAGACAAGATCGACCATCGGGTCGGCTTTGCCGCTCTCTTGCCGCTCGGCACGCGCGTCGAGAAGGGCGATAGGCTCGCGATCGTGCATGCTGCAAGCGAGGCGGCGGCACAAAAGGCAGCAGCCTCGATCGCGTCAAGCTACCGCATCTGCGGCAACGCGCCTTCGCTGCCGCCTGTTATATCCGGCCGCATTTGA
- a CDS encoding TIGR02281 family clan AA aspartic protease, which yields MLMRIVIFASIIAALATQVPSFFEGNGGQPATETASANIVSTATDQPMTPAPVPGNGRMRLQANAQGHYTGDFKINGRPVKGLIDTGATYVALNESLARRLGYSANQLDFRHAVNTANGQTKAAHVTLDRMEIGGIRVQGVEAFVLKDDALSTTLVGMSFLKKLESYSVADGSLKLKQ from the coding sequence ATGCTCATGCGTATCGTCATTTTCGCGAGCATTATCGCCGCGCTCGCCACGCAAGTCCCCTCCTTCTTCGAAGGCAACGGCGGTCAGCCGGCTACCGAGACCGCTTCGGCCAACATCGTCTCAACCGCGACCGACCAGCCTATGACACCCGCGCCGGTTCCCGGTAACGGCCGCATGCGCCTTCAGGCCAATGCGCAGGGGCACTATACAGGCGACTTCAAGATCAACGGCAGACCCGTGAAGGGCCTGATCGATACGGGCGCGACCTATGTGGCGCTGAACGAAAGCCTTGCCCGCCGTCTCGGCTACAGTGCCAATCAACTCGATTTCCGGCATGCCGTGAACACAGCAAACGGCCAGACCAAGGCCGCACATGTCACGCTCGATCGCATGGAGATCGGCGGCATCCGCGTGCAAGGCGTGGAAGCCTTCGTGCTCAAGGATGATGCGCTTTCGACGACCCTGGTCGGCATGAGTTTCCTGAAAAAACTCGAGTCTTATTCCGTTGCCGACGGCTCACTGAAGCTGAAGCAATAA
- the upp gene encoding uracil phosphoribosyltransferase, protein MEGVIVIDHPLVQHKLTIMRRKETSTGSFRRLLREISTLLCYEVTRDLELTMETIETPLQTMESPILEGKKLVFASILRAGNGLLEGMLDLVPSARVSHIGVYRDHETLQPVEYYFKAPEDVAERLIIVVDPMLATGNSSIAAIDKLKERGAHNIRFLCLLAAPEGIKNFRSAHPDVPVFTAAIDSHLNEKGYIMPGLGDAGDRMYGTK, encoded by the coding sequence ATGGAAGGCGTCATCGTCATCGATCACCCGCTTGTGCAGCACAAACTCACCATCATGCGGCGCAAGGAGACATCGACTGGCAGTTTCCGCCGGCTGCTCCGCGAGATTTCGACGCTCCTCTGCTACGAGGTGACGCGCGATCTCGAACTGACGATGGAAACCATCGAAACGCCGCTGCAGACAATGGAATCGCCGATCCTGGAGGGCAAGAAACTCGTCTTCGCCTCGATCCTGCGCGCCGGCAATGGGCTGCTCGAAGGCATGCTCGATCTCGTGCCTTCTGCCCGCGTTTCCCATATCGGCGTCTATCGCGATCACGAGACGCTGCAGCCTGTGGAATATTACTTCAAGGCGCCGGAGGACGTGGCAGAGCGTCTCATCATCGTCGTCGACCCGATGCTCGCGACCGGCAATTCCTCGATTGCCGCGATCGACAAGCTGAAGGAACGTGGCGCACACAATATCCGCTTCCTCTGCCTGCTCGCGGCTCCCGAAGGCATCAAGAATTTCCGTTCAGCGCATCCCGATGTGCCGGTCTTTACGGCAGCGATCGACAGCCATCTGAACGAAAAGGGCTATATCATGCCCGGACTTGGCGATGCAGGCGACCGCATGTACGGCACGAAGTAA
- a CDS encoding adenosine deaminase, whose product MTSHLKKVELHCHLEGAAPPALTGAQARKYNTDISAYLRDGTYVWHDFASFLECYDKVSEVYKTDEDYALLTETYLQELAGIGTIYSELIVSPDHGERIGLGADAYIAGICEGIRQARAKSGIEARLIVTGERHFGPERVIAAAKYAAKANNPLITGFNLAGEERMGRVADYARAFDIARDAGLGLTIHAGEVCGAFSVSDALDVVRPSRIGHGVRAIEDADLVRRLADLGTVLEVCPGSNIALNVFPDFASHPLRTFKETGVRVTISSDDPPFFHTSLKREYELAAEAFGFSDSEINELTRTGIEAAFVDETTRMALLARL is encoded by the coding sequence GTGACGTCACATTTGAAGAAGGTCGAGCTGCACTGCCATCTGGAGGGTGCGGCACCTCCGGCGCTGACCGGAGCCCAGGCGCGAAAATACAATACCGACATCAGCGCCTATCTCCGCGACGGAACATATGTCTGGCATGATTTTGCGAGCTTCCTCGAATGCTACGACAAGGTTTCCGAGGTCTACAAGACCGACGAGGACTATGCGCTACTTACCGAGACCTATCTGCAGGAGCTCGCGGGGATCGGTACGATCTATAGCGAACTTATCGTTTCACCAGACCACGGCGAGCGTATCGGGCTTGGTGCAGACGCCTACATCGCCGGCATCTGCGAAGGCATTCGCCAGGCCAGGGCAAAAAGTGGCATCGAAGCGCGGCTGATCGTCACCGGCGAGCGGCATTTCGGGCCTGAGCGCGTGATCGCGGCTGCGAAATACGCGGCCAAGGCCAACAACCCGCTGATCACCGGCTTCAACTTGGCCGGAGAGGAGCGCATGGGGCGGGTTGCCGATTATGCCCGCGCCTTCGATATCGCCCGCGACGCCGGTCTTGGCCTCACCATTCATGCCGGCGAAGTCTGTGGCGCCTTCAGCGTTTCCGATGCGCTCGACGTCGTGCGTCCATCGCGCATCGGGCATGGCGTTCGTGCGATCGAGGACGCGGACCTCGTCAGGCGGCTTGCCGATCTCGGCACCGTTCTTGAGGTTTGCCCTGGCTCCAATATTGCGCTGAACGTCTTTCCCGATTTCGCTTCGCACCCACTGCGCACGTTCAAGGAAACCGGCGTTCGCGTGACGATCAGTTCAGACGATCCGCCCTTTTTTCATACTTCATTGAAGCGCGAGTATGAGCTCGCCGCCGAGGCGTTCGGTTTCAGCGACAGCGAAATCAACGAGCTGACGCGGACCGGCATCGAAGCGGCTTTCGTCGATGAAACAACCCGCATGGCGCTGCTCGCCCGCCTTTGA
- a CDS encoding phosphopentomutase: MARAFLFVLDSFGVGGGPDAAHYGDEGSDTLGHIAEFCAAGAADRQGLRSGPLSLPNLSALGLMQIAKTATGRAPAGMPVPDKVYGIHGCANEISRGKDTPSGHWEIAGTPVTFDWGYFPTEGEAFPSQFIEALCNAAEVPGILGNCHASGTAIIARLGEEHIRSGKPICYTSSDSVFQVAAHETHFGLDRLLGFCRIARALLDSHNIGRVIARPFMGETSSTFERTGNRRDFSVPPPEPTLLDRLVKAERKVHAIGKIGDIFAHQGVSRVIKANGNDALMDASLAAMEEANDGDLVFTNFVDFDMIYGHRRDVPGYAAALEAFDARLPDVHRKLAPGDLVILTADHGCDPTWRGTDHTRERVPIIAYGPGLKSRNIGIRSTYADIGETVARHLGIAAGQHGRSFL; the protein is encoded by the coding sequence ATGGCCCGTGCATTTCTCTTCGTTCTTGATTCCTTCGGCGTCGGCGGCGGGCCGGACGCGGCGCACTATGGCGACGAGGGTTCGGATACGCTTGGCCATATCGCGGAATTTTGCGCGGCCGGCGCTGCCGACCGGCAAGGCTTGCGGTCCGGCCCGCTTTCGCTTCCCAATTTGTCGGCCCTCGGCCTGATGCAGATTGCCAAGACCGCGACCGGGCGCGCTCCAGCCGGCATGCCGGTTCCAGATAAAGTCTACGGCATTCATGGCTGCGCCAATGAGATCTCCCGTGGCAAGGATACGCCGTCGGGCCATTGGGAAATCGCGGGAACGCCGGTGACATTCGATTGGGGTTATTTCCCCACGGAAGGCGAGGCTTTCCCGTCGCAATTTATCGAGGCGCTCTGCAACGCGGCGGAGGTTCCCGGCATTCTCGGCAATTGCCACGCCTCTGGCACGGCAATCATCGCCCGGCTCGGCGAGGAGCATATCCGCAGCGGCAAGCCGATCTGCTACACCTCGTCCGACTCTGTCTTTCAGGTCGCGGCACATGAGACGCATTTTGGTCTCGACCGGCTGCTCGGCTTTTGCCGCATCGCCCGCGCACTCCTCGACAGCCACAACATAGGCCGGGTGATCGCCCGGCCCTTCATGGGCGAAACTTCCTCAACATTCGAGCGCACCGGCAATCGCCGCGATTTCTCGGTGCCACCGCCGGAGCCGACGCTGCTCGATCGTCTCGTCAAGGCGGAACGCAAGGTTCATGCCATCGGCAAGATCGGCGATATCTTCGCGCATCAGGGTGTTTCAAGGGTCATCAAGGCCAACGGCAACGACGCACTGATGGACGCGTCGCTTGCTGCCATGGAAGAGGCGAACGACGGCGACCTCGTCTTCACCAATTTTGTCGATTTCGACATGATCTATGGCCACCGGCGCGATGTGCCTGGCTATGCCGCCGCGCTCGAAGCCTTCGACGCGCGGCTGCCGGACGTGCACCGCAAGCTTGCCCCCGGCGATCTTGTCATCCTTACGGCCGACCACGGCTGCGATCCAACCTGGCGCGGCACGGATCATACACGAGAACGCGTGCCGATCATCGCTTACGGTCCGGGGCTGAAGTCTCGCAATATCGGCATTCGCAGCACATATGCCGATATCGGCGAGACGGTTGCCCGACATCTCGGCATCGCCGCCGGGCAGCATGGGAGAAGCTTTCTGTGA